Proteins found in one Zonotrichia leucophrys gambelii isolate GWCS_2022_RI chromosome 28, RI_Zleu_2.0, whole genome shotgun sequence genomic segment:
- the DIRAS1 gene encoding GTP-binding protein Di-Ras1 — translation MPEQSNDYRVVVFGAGGVGKSSLVLRFVKGTFRDTYIPTIEDTYRQVISCDKSVCTLQITDTTGSHQFPAMQRLSISKGHAFILVFSVTSKQSLEELKPIYQQIVQIKGSVESIPIMLVGNKCDETQREVESREGEAMAKEWKCAFMETSAKMNYNVKELFQELLNLEKRRNVSLTIDGKRSSKQKRTDKIKGKCSIM, via the coding sequence ATGCCGGAGCAGAGCAACGATTACCGCGTGGTGGTGTTCGGAGCCGGCGGCGTGGGCAAGAGCTCGCTGGTGCTGCGCTTCGTCAAGGGGACCTTCCGCGACACCTACATCCCCACCATCGAGGACACCTACCGGCAGGTGATCAGCTGCGACAAGAGCGTGTGCACGCTGCAGATCACCGACACCACCGGCAGCCACCAGTTCCCGGCCATGCAGCGCCTGTCCATCTCCAAGGGCCATGCCTTCATCCTGGTCTTCTCGGTCACCAGCAAGCAGTCGCTGGAGGAGCTGAAGCCCATCTACCAGCAGATCGTGCAGATCAAGGGCAGCGTGGAGAGCATCCCCATCATGCTGGTGGGCAACAAGTGCGACGAGACGCAGCGCGaggtggagagcagggagggggaggcCATGGCCAAGGAGTGGAAATGCGCCTTCATGGAGACCTCGGCCAAGATGAACTACAACGTCAAGGAGctcttccaggagctgctgaacctggagaagaggaggaacgTCAGCCTCACCATCGACGGGAAGCGCTCCAGCAAGCAGAAGAGGACAGACAAAATCAAGGGGAAGTGCAGCATCATGTAG
- the SLC39A3 gene encoding zinc transporter ZIP3, whose protein sequence is MRIVVAKVLCLLGICVLLLAGALLPVRLIEADHEKAQRSRRLLALWNSFGGGVFLATCFNALLPAVRGKLDEVLRQNNVSTDYPVAETIMMVGFFLSVFVDQLFLSLQKEKPSFIDLETFNAGSDAGSDSEYESPFMAAPRGRAPYGEHGLHPPGLHLPELARCGPRRLLGLVFALCTHSIFEGLALGLQEDGSRVVSLFLGVAVHETLVAVALGISMAKASLALRDAAKLAVAVCLMIPLGIGVGMGIESSRSAAGGIASLLLQGVAGGTFLFVTFFEILAKELEDKSHRLLKVLCLVLGYAALAGLVLVPW, encoded by the exons ATGAGGATCGTGGTGGCCAaggtgctgtgcctgctgggcaTCTGCGTGCTGCTGCTGGCCGGGGCGCTGCTGCCCGTGCGCCTCATCGAGGCCGACCACGAGAAGGCTCAGCGCTCCCGCCGCCTGCTGGCGCTCTGGAACTCCTTCGGGGGCGGCGTCTTCCTGGCCACGTGCTTCAACGCGCTGCTGCCCGCCGTCCGGGGcaag cTCGATGAGGTGCTCAGGCAGAACAACGTGAGCACGGACTACCCGGTGGCCGAGACCATCATGATGGTCGGCTTCTTCCTTTCCGTCTTCGTGGACCAGCTCTTCCTGAGCCTGCAGAAGGAGAAGCCGTCCTTCATCGACCTGGAGACGTTCAACGCGGGCTCGGACGCGGGCAGCGACTCGGAGTACGAGAGCCCCTTCATGGCGGCGCCGCGCGGGCGCGCGCCCTACGGCGAGCACGGCCTGCACCCGCCCGGCCTGCACCTCCCCGAGCTGGCGCGCTGCGGGCCCCGCCGCCTGCTGGGGCTGGTCTTTGCCCTCTGCACCCACTCCATCTTCGAGGGCTTGGCGCTGGGCCTGCAGGAGGACGGCAGCAGAGTGGTCAGTCTGTTCCTGGGAGTGGCCGTGCACGAAACGCTGGTGGCCGTGGCTTTGGGCATCAGCATGGCCAAGGCGTCGCTGGCGCTGAGGGACGCGGCCAAGCTGGCGGTGGCCGTGTGCCTGATGATCCCGCTGGGCATCGGGGTGGGCATGGGCATCGAGAGCAGCCGCAGCGCCGCGGGCGGCATcgcctccctgctgctgcagggcgtCGCCGGCGGCACCTTCCTCTTCGTCACCTTCTTCGAGATCCTggccaaggagctggaggatAAAAGCCACCGGCTGCTCAAGGTGCTGTGCTTGGTGCTGGGTTACGCCGCGCTGGCCGGGCTGGTGCTCGTGCCGTGGTGA